A genomic region of Gemmata massiliana contains the following coding sequences:
- a CDS encoding FmdB family zinc ribbon protein: MPTYDYRCSACGHTFDELQKFSDAPLTKCPACKKNKLERLFGGGGAIIFKGGGFYETDYRRAGEKRDDAGDKGDSGTGKTETKETKAETPAPAAESAPKTETKSESKSGGAKKKGK; this comes from the coding sequence ATGCCGACATACGACTACCGCTGCAGCGCGTGTGGCCACACGTTCGACGAGCTTCAGAAGTTTTCGGACGCGCCGCTGACGAAGTGCCCGGCGTGCAAGAAGAACAAACTCGAGCGCCTCTTCGGGGGCGGTGGCGCGATCATCTTCAAGGGCGGCGGTTTCTACGAAACCGATTACCGCCGCGCCGGTGAGAAGCGGGACGACGCCGGGGACAAGGGCGACAGCGGGACGGGCAAGACCGAGACGAAGGAAACGAAGGCCGAAACCCCGGCGCCCGCGGCCGAGAGCGCGCCGAAGACCGAAACCAAAAGTGAGAGCAAGAGCGGGGGTGCGAAGAAGAAGGGGAAGTGA
- a CDS encoding tetratricopeptide repeat protein: MASDTPSEILILVRRGHTYTRRGEYGKAVEAFSGAVDLEPADAELYFHRGNALAAAGKHDDAVADFTQAIELRPDYAEAYHNRATAHVDSGDLDSALADYTRAIELDPDDPDAVNGRAAVYSRQKNYEAAFVDYEVAAKLAPNTFRVFFNRGNAYSALNQHEEAVVDYGTALRINPRHGRAYLYRAMSLDALGRTDEALSDLSTALRLQPMSTEAFWQRARVYAERDEHTKAVSDFTWVLKIDPKHSDALNLRGVSYAELDDHVKAISDFTKAITIDPADAAPWFNRGLSHLRLRNTQPAIEDFTEVIRLTPDDPAPFVQRGYAFHELRDTARAIEDFTQAIALRPDSARAYFGRALANRRGGDLHAALADASAVIERNPQSDSAYNLRASLRYQLGDFTTALADHLKAAEIDPNDAATLNHVAWVRATCPQDDLRDGSAALRDALRACELTNHEAPGYVDTLAAAYAELGRFEDAVKWQQKAVELVPDASKPDYETRLALYRENKPFRDQIEVPPPPTA, encoded by the coding sequence ATGGCAAGCGACACCCCTTCCGAAATTCTGATCCTCGTCCGCCGCGGGCACACGTACACGCGGCGCGGCGAGTACGGGAAAGCGGTCGAGGCGTTCTCCGGAGCCGTCGATCTCGAACCGGCCGACGCCGAACTGTACTTCCACCGCGGGAACGCGCTCGCCGCCGCCGGGAAGCACGACGACGCGGTCGCCGACTTCACCCAGGCCATCGAACTGCGACCGGACTACGCCGAAGCGTACCACAACCGCGCCACCGCTCACGTCGACAGCGGCGACCTCGATTCCGCGCTCGCCGACTACACGCGGGCCATCGAACTCGACCCGGACGACCCGGATGCCGTCAACGGCCGCGCGGCCGTGTACAGTCGCCAGAAGAACTACGAAGCGGCCTTCGTGGATTACGAAGTGGCGGCGAAATTAGCCCCCAACACGTTCCGCGTGTTCTTCAACCGCGGGAATGCGTACTCGGCGCTCAACCAGCACGAAGAAGCCGTCGTCGATTACGGCACCGCGCTCCGGATCAACCCGCGCCACGGGCGGGCCTACCTTTACCGCGCGATGTCGCTCGACGCGCTCGGTCGGACCGACGAGGCGCTCAGCGATCTGAGCACGGCCCTGCGGCTCCAGCCGATGAGCACGGAAGCGTTCTGGCAGCGGGCGCGCGTTTACGCCGAGCGCGACGAGCACACGAAAGCGGTTTCCGACTTCACCTGGGTGCTGAAGATCGACCCGAAGCACTCGGACGCATTGAACCTGCGCGGCGTCTCCTACGCGGAACTGGACGACCACGTTAAAGCGATCTCGGACTTCACCAAGGCCATCACGATCGACCCGGCCGACGCCGCGCCGTGGTTCAACCGCGGATTGTCACACCTGCGGCTCCGGAACACGCAGCCCGCGATCGAGGACTTCACGGAAGTGATCCGGCTCACGCCCGACGACCCGGCCCCGTTCGTGCAGCGCGGGTACGCCTTTCACGAACTGCGTGACACCGCGCGGGCGATCGAGGACTTCACCCAGGCGATCGCACTGCGGCCTGACAGCGCGCGGGCGTACTTCGGCCGCGCGCTCGCGAACCGGCGCGGGGGCGACCTTCACGCCGCACTCGCCGACGCATCGGCCGTGATCGAGCGGAACCCGCAATCGGACTCCGCATACAACCTTCGGGCGTCGCTCCGGTACCAGCTCGGTGACTTCACAACGGCACTCGCGGACCACCTGAAAGCGGCCGAGATCGACCCGAACGACGCGGCCACGCTCAACCACGTCGCCTGGGTGCGTGCGACCTGTCCGCAAGATGATCTGCGCGACGGCTCCGCGGCCCTCCGCGACGCGCTCCGGGCGTGCGAACTCACCAACCACGAGGCGCCCGGCTACGTGGACACGCTCGCAGCGGCCTACGCGGAACTCGGCCGGTTCGAGGACGCGGTGAAGTGGCAGCAAAAGGCGGTGGAACTGGTTCCGGACGCGAGTAAGCCCGACTACGAAACGCGACTGGCGCTTTACCGCGAGAACAAGCCGTTCCGCGACCAGATCGAAGTACCGCCCCCGCCCACGGCGTAA
- a CDS encoding DNA gyrase inhibitor YacG translates to MNKVQCSICDAVMPGSWQEYPDYPFCSSRCRKIDLGRWLDGKYRVPDPTPPDDASSSAPDDAD, encoded by the coding sequence ATGAATAAGGTGCAATGCTCGATCTGTGACGCGGTAATGCCGGGAAGCTGGCAGGAGTATCCGGACTATCCGTTCTGCTCCTCACGGTGTCGCAAGATCGATTTGGGGCGCTGGCTCGACGGAAAATACCGCGTGCCCGACCCAACGCCGCCCGACGACGCCTCTTCCAGCGCGCCCGACGACGCCGACTGA
- a CDS encoding NYN domain-containing protein: MTFLIDGYNLMHAVGLVNRKTPCAQFERARTRFLDWLADGVKGRAVTVRVVFDAQDAPAPSLEMTHRGVRVRFAYQRTADDVIEELVAVEQKPHAVTVVSNDSRVREAARRADCGVASCQEFTDWLISTVPEYSGVVAPPQEPDKPEPTPDELNEFLEAFSKPKPKP; the protein is encoded by the coding sequence GTGACGTTCCTCATCGACGGCTACAACCTGATGCACGCGGTCGGCCTCGTGAACCGCAAGACGCCGTGCGCGCAGTTCGAGCGCGCACGCACACGGTTCCTCGACTGGCTCGCGGACGGTGTGAAGGGACGTGCTGTCACGGTTCGCGTGGTGTTCGACGCTCAGGACGCACCGGCGCCCTCACTCGAAATGACGCACCGCGGGGTGCGAGTGCGGTTCGCGTACCAGCGCACCGCAGACGATGTGATCGAGGAACTCGTCGCGGTCGAGCAGAAACCGCACGCGGTCACGGTCGTATCGAATGACTCTCGCGTTCGCGAGGCCGCCCGACGCGCGGATTGCGGCGTCGCGTCGTGTCAGGAGTTTACCGACTGGTTGATTAGTACCGTTCCCGAGTATTCGGGCGTTGTGGCACCACCACAGGAGCCGGACAAGCCCGAACCCACTCCGGACGAACTGAACGAGTTTCTGGAAGCGTTCAGCAAACCGAAGCCGAAACCGTAA
- the dnaJ gene encoding molecular chaperone DnaJ — protein MAEKRDYYEVLGVIRTSTEVEITKAYRQLAKKYHPDRNIGDDEAKIRYAEVDEAYAILNDPNKRARYDRHGHAGVQGGAGGGEGVDLGDFLGDFFGGLFGGGGGGRRQRGPRRGENIAAVLDLDLLEAATGVSKTFTVPSEQNCRDCAGGGAKPGTQPAQCRRCRGQGYEVADTGFGIATRMRCRGCNGRGVVITDPCPTCRGAGRVEVREPVTVNIPAGVDTGIRFTYPNGGHAGEPGAPRGDLELVIRVHEHKSFERDGHNLICQCPITFSKAALGGPIEITTLTNQKVTIEVPRGSQTHATVVRVPGHGMPWLDDARRKGDLLVQLVVETPTKLTAEQEELFRKLAETEGTPAQGPRKGIFGKLKDLVSGDHPPKEEKK, from the coding sequence ATGGCCGAGAAGCGCGACTACTACGAGGTGCTGGGCGTGATCCGCACGTCCACCGAGGTGGAGATCACCAAAGCGTACCGGCAACTCGCGAAGAAGTACCACCCGGACCGCAACATTGGCGACGACGAAGCCAAAATCAGATACGCCGAGGTCGACGAGGCTTACGCGATACTGAACGACCCGAACAAGCGCGCTCGCTACGACCGGCACGGGCACGCGGGGGTGCAGGGCGGGGCCGGTGGGGGCGAGGGCGTCGACCTGGGCGACTTCCTGGGCGACTTCTTCGGTGGGCTGTTCGGTGGTGGCGGGGGCGGGCGCCGGCAGCGCGGCCCCCGCCGCGGGGAAAACATCGCCGCGGTCCTCGATCTGGACCTGCTCGAAGCCGCGACCGGCGTCAGCAAGACGTTTACCGTTCCGTCGGAACAGAACTGTCGCGACTGTGCCGGGGGCGGCGCGAAGCCCGGTACGCAGCCGGCCCAGTGCCGCCGGTGCCGCGGTCAGGGCTACGAGGTCGCGGACACGGGCTTCGGTATCGCGACGCGGATGCGGTGCCGCGGGTGCAACGGGCGCGGCGTGGTCATCACGGACCCGTGCCCGACGTGCCGCGGGGCCGGGCGCGTCGAGGTGCGCGAGCCGGTCACGGTGAACATCCCGGCGGGCGTGGACACCGGCATCCGGTTCACCTACCCCAATGGCGGGCACGCGGGCGAACCCGGCGCGCCGCGCGGGGATCTCGAACTCGTGATCCGCGTTCACGAGCACAAGAGCTTCGAGCGCGACGGGCACAACCTGATCTGCCAGTGCCCGATCACGTTCAGCAAGGCCGCGCTCGGCGGCCCGATCGAGATCACCACGCTCACGAACCAGAAGGTGACCATCGAGGTGCCCCGCGGGAGCCAGACGCACGCGACCGTCGTCCGCGTACCCGGGCACGGGATGCCCTGGCTCGACGACGCCCGGCGCAAGGGCGATCTGCTCGTGCAACTGGTGGTCGAGACGCCCACGAAACTGACCGCGGAGCAGGAGGAACTGTTCCGCAAACTCGCGGAAACGGAGGGCACCCCCGCCCAAGGTCCGCGGAAGGGAATTTTCGGTAAATTGAAGGATCTCGTGAGTGGTGACCACCCTCCAAAAGAAGAGAAGAAGTGA
- a CDS encoding DUF3500 domain-containing protein gives MTRVRISVIALTFAAVVSAALVGTSAPATTGSRMTASATAFLGSLSPELKKKASFDFTDPHRAAWFFTPRQDGEKKFTRKGARLEEMTAEQKKAAMELLKSGLSAKGYEQATTIVGLENLLFELEGPKSAMTRNPSWYFVSVFGEPSSTGKWGWRFEGHHLSVNYTLDKGEVVAGAPILFASNPAEVKDGAKKGLRPLPEIEDHVRALIKSLNEEQDKVAKQPKAFPEIKEGQAKADVGDPVGITADKLTAEQKATLVKLLQAYAGRMPDELADTEMKKVKATPDTKLFFAYSGSPKPGEGYTYRVQAPDFVVEFLNVQADSAKNQANHIHSAWRRLPIDFGLSE, from the coding sequence ATGACCCGTGTTCGCATTTCTGTTATCGCACTCACTTTTGCTGCCGTTGTGAGTGCCGCGCTCGTCGGTACCTCCGCGCCCGCAACGACCGGTAGCCGGATGACCGCGTCCGCGACCGCGTTCCTCGGGTCGCTGTCGCCGGAACTCAAGAAGAAGGCGAGCTTCGATTTCACCGACCCGCACCGCGCCGCGTGGTTCTTCACCCCGCGCCAGGACGGGGAGAAGAAGTTCACGCGCAAGGGCGCGCGCCTCGAAGAGATGACCGCGGAGCAGAAGAAGGCCGCGATGGAACTGCTGAAGTCCGGCCTCTCCGCGAAGGGGTACGAGCAGGCCACGACGATCGTCGGGCTGGAGAACCTGCTGTTTGAACTCGAAGGGCCGAAGAGCGCGATGACGCGCAACCCCTCGTGGTACTTCGTGAGTGTGTTCGGCGAACCATCGAGCACCGGGAAGTGGGGCTGGCGGTTCGAGGGGCACCACCTGTCGGTGAACTACACGCTCGATAAGGGCGAGGTGGTGGCCGGCGCGCCGATCCTGTTCGCATCGAACCCGGCCGAGGTGAAGGACGGGGCGAAGAAGGGGCTGCGCCCGCTCCCGGAGATCGAGGACCACGTCCGCGCCCTCATCAAGTCGCTCAATGAGGAGCAGGACAAGGTCGCGAAGCAGCCGAAGGCGTTCCCGGAGATCAAGGAGGGGCAGGCCAAGGCGGACGTGGGCGATCCGGTCGGCATCACCGCGGACAAGCTCACTGCGGAGCAGAAGGCCACGCTCGTGAAGCTGCTGCAAGCCTATGCCGGGCGCATGCCCGACGAGCTCGCCGACACCGAAATGAAGAAGGTGAAAGCGACCCCCGATACGAAGTTGTTCTTCGCCTACAGCGGCAGCCCGAAGCCGGGCGAGGGGTACACGTACCGCGTGCAGGCCCCGGACTTCGTTGTCGAGTTCCTGAACGTGCAGGCCGACAGCGCGAAGAACCAAGCGAACCACATTCACAGTGCGTGGCGCCGGCTCCCGATCGACTTCGGCCTGAGCGAGTAA
- the groL gene encoding chaperonin GroEL (60 kDa chaperone family; promotes refolding of misfolded polypeptides especially under stressful conditions; forms two stacked rings of heptamers to form a barrel-shaped 14mer; ends can be capped by GroES; misfolded proteins enter the barrel where they are refolded when GroES binds): MAKQLLYTDDARKKLLAGAEKLARAVGSTLGPTGRNVIIDKSFGGPTVTKDGVTVSKEIDLADPFENMGAKLVNAVAQKTSDGAGDGTTTATVLALAIYQEGLRNITAGANPMAVKRGIDKAVTAAVKHLEALQSEGGLTRKLTKKEEMQQVAAISANNDPKIGELMAEAFEKVGRDGVITVEEGKTSETVLEFVEGMQFDKGYISPYFVVNTPELKWEHENVSVLLFEKKLSNVREMLPLLDAVAKAGRPLLIIAEDVESEALAVLVVNRLRQLLEVCAVKAPGFGDRRKAMMEDIAVLTGGTFVSEDLGIKLDSLEEVSPAEQQRGARPQPRVFALLGHATQVSVDKENCTIIVDPDEAREEAIKARAQTIRTQMNQTESEYDKEKFSERLAKLLGGVAIVKVGASTEAEMKQTKGRIEDALHATRAAVSEGIVPGGGVALLRCVPVVEAVGDKLKGDERIGAEIVARALVKPIRTIAENGGVDGAVVADEVTIRGEKDQNIGYDANTGKYVDMFKAGVLDPLRVTRSALTNAASIAALMLTTEVMVTRIDEDDKKSKVAGAIA; this comes from the coding sequence ATGGCGAAGCAACTGCTGTACACCGACGACGCGCGGAAGAAGCTCCTGGCCGGCGCCGAGAAGCTGGCCCGCGCGGTCGGCTCGACGCTCGGGCCGACCGGCCGCAACGTCATCATCGACAAGTCGTTCGGCGGCCCGACCGTCACCAAGGACGGCGTGACCGTCTCGAAGGAGATCGACCTCGCCGACCCGTTCGAGAACATGGGCGCCAAGCTCGTGAACGCGGTCGCCCAGAAGACGAGCGACGGGGCCGGCGACGGCACCACCACCGCGACCGTCCTGGCGCTCGCGATCTACCAGGAAGGGCTGCGTAACATCACCGCCGGCGCCAACCCGATGGCCGTGAAGCGCGGCATCGACAAGGCCGTGACCGCCGCGGTCAAGCACCTCGAAGCGTTGCAGAGCGAAGGCGGGCTGACCCGCAAGTTGACCAAGAAAGAAGAGATGCAGCAGGTGGCTGCGATCTCGGCCAACAACGATCCGAAGATCGGCGAGTTGATGGCCGAGGCGTTCGAGAAGGTCGGGCGCGACGGGGTCATCACGGTCGAAGAGGGCAAGACCTCCGAAACCGTGCTGGAGTTCGTCGAGGGGATGCAGTTCGACAAGGGCTACATCTCGCCGTACTTCGTGGTGAACACGCCGGAACTGAAGTGGGAGCACGAGAACGTCTCCGTGCTGCTGTTCGAGAAGAAGCTCTCGAACGTGCGCGAGATGCTGCCGCTGCTCGACGCGGTCGCGAAGGCCGGTCGCCCGCTGCTCATCATCGCCGAAGACGTCGAGAGCGAAGCGCTCGCGGTCCTCGTGGTGAACCGGCTGCGCCAGTTGCTCGAAGTGTGCGCGGTAAAGGCGCCCGGCTTCGGCGACCGCCGCAAGGCCATGATGGAAGACATCGCGGTCCTCACCGGCGGCACGTTCGTCAGCGAAGACCTCGGGATCAAGCTCGACAGCCTCGAAGAGGTCAGCCCCGCTGAGCAACAGCGCGGCGCCCGTCCGCAACCGCGCGTGTTCGCGCTGCTCGGGCACGCGACGCAGGTGTCGGTCGACAAGGAAAACTGCACCATCATCGTGGACCCGGACGAGGCGCGCGAAGAGGCGATCAAGGCCCGCGCGCAGACGATCCGCACCCAGATGAACCAGACCGAGAGCGAATACGACAAGGAGAAGTTCTCCGAGCGCCTCGCGAAGCTCCTCGGCGGCGTGGCGATCGTCAAGGTCGGCGCTTCGACCGAAGCCGAAATGAAGCAGACCAAGGGCCGCATCGAGGACGCGCTGCACGCGACCCGCGCCGCGGTGTCCGAGGGCATCGTCCCGGGCGGCGGCGTGGCGCTGCTCCGGTGCGTCCCGGTGGTCGAGGCCGTGGGCGACAAGCTCAAGGGCGACGAGCGCATCGGGGCCGAGATCGTGGCCCGCGCGCTGGTGAAGCCGATCCGCACCATCGCCGAGAACGGCGGCGTGGACGGTGCGGTGGTGGCCGACGAGGTGACCATCCGCGGCGAGAAGGACCAGAACATCGGGTACGACGCGAACACCGGCAAGTACGTCGACATGTTCAAGGCCGGCGTGCTCGACCCGCTCCGCGTCACCCGCAGCGCGCTGACCAACGCCGCCAGCATCGCCGCCCTCATGCTGACGACCGAGGTCATGGTCACCCGCATCGACGAGGACGACAAGAAGTCCAAGGTCGCCGGGGCGATTGCCTGA
- a CDS encoding c-type cytochrome domain-containing protein: protein MRQLAFLCSVVAVLAGGARVLADAKNPTFDDDVLPIIKQHCVNCHGNDKQKGDLNLATFAALQKGGSSGAAVKAGDPTKSRVYTLSAHIEEPKMPPNGNKMPDAQLAVIKLWVEQGARENAGSKTAVMPKPTADIGLKSIVKGRPEGPPPMPAVGKLKLDPVVTARRPGAVLAMATSPWAPLVAIGGQKQVILYNTDTGALIGFIPFEHGQINSIKFSRNARFLLVAGGKGGASGKAVLYKVENGEKVIEVGIENDAILAADISADQTQIAVGSPSKLVRIYSTTDGKVIREIKKHTDWVTAVEYSADGVLLATGDRNGGAFVWEAFTGREYFSLRGHTAMITDVSWRDDSNVLATCSEDTTIKLWEMENGGNIKNWGAHGGGAASVQFTHDGKLASTGRDRVTKFWDQNGTALKTFEAFPDLGLKVAVTHDNARVIAGDWSGVVKTWTAADAKAVATLDANPLPAAERLKKAETAIATATAKIQPTQAALDAAALKAKQATDAHNAAVANANKINADLAAANKAVTDFTAAANAAKPQMDAAKAEVDKATPIATAAANKAAALEAVVSAETVAAKAIADASTKTPANADLVAQAKKKADALAALNAELTVAKKAQTDTAAALKAATDKHAAQSKAYTDATATVAANQKTVATLAPTQKPAADAVPPAKAAADAANAAVAPTKAALDALNAEIATAKATLEQLKAAPKK from the coding sequence ATGCGGCAACTGGCTTTCCTCTGTTCCGTGGTCGCGGTCCTTGCGGGCGGCGCCCGCGTCCTCGCGGACGCGAAGAACCCGACCTTCGACGACGACGTGTTGCCCATCATCAAGCAACACTGCGTGAACTGCCACGGCAACGACAAGCAGAAGGGCGACCTCAACCTCGCCACCTTTGCCGCGCTGCAAAAGGGCGGCTCGTCCGGCGCCGCGGTGAAGGCGGGCGACCCGACGAAGTCGCGCGTCTACACGCTCTCCGCGCACATCGAAGAACCGAAGATGCCGCCCAACGGGAACAAAATGCCCGACGCGCAACTCGCAGTCATCAAGTTGTGGGTGGAGCAAGGCGCGCGCGAGAACGCCGGGAGCAAAACGGCCGTGATGCCCAAGCCCACTGCGGATATCGGGCTGAAGTCCATCGTGAAGGGCCGGCCGGAAGGCCCGCCGCCGATGCCGGCCGTTGGCAAACTGAAGCTCGACCCGGTGGTGACCGCGCGCCGACCGGGAGCCGTCCTCGCGATGGCGACCAGCCCGTGGGCACCTCTCGTCGCCATCGGCGGGCAGAAGCAAGTCATCCTGTACAACACCGACACCGGCGCGCTGATCGGGTTCATCCCGTTCGAGCACGGGCAGATCAACAGCATCAAGTTCTCGCGCAACGCTCGGTTCCTCCTGGTCGCGGGCGGCAAGGGAGGCGCGTCCGGGAAGGCCGTGCTCTACAAGGTCGAGAACGGCGAGAAGGTGATCGAGGTCGGCATCGAGAACGACGCGATCCTCGCCGCGGACATTTCCGCGGACCAAACGCAGATTGCCGTCGGCAGCCCGTCGAAGCTCGTCCGCATTTACTCCACCACCGACGGCAAGGTGATCCGCGAGATCAAGAAGCACACCGACTGGGTCACCGCGGTCGAGTACAGCGCGGACGGCGTGCTGCTGGCGACCGGCGACCGCAACGGCGGCGCGTTCGTGTGGGAGGCGTTCACCGGGCGCGAGTACTTCAGCCTCCGCGGGCACACCGCGATGATTACGGACGTGTCGTGGCGCGACGACTCCAACGTGCTCGCGACGTGCAGCGAAGACACCACGATCAAACTCTGGGAAATGGAGAACGGCGGGAACATCAAGAACTGGGGGGCGCACGGCGGTGGCGCGGCGAGCGTGCAGTTCACGCACGACGGCAAGCTCGCCAGCACCGGGCGCGACCGGGTCACGAAGTTCTGGGACCAGAACGGCACCGCGCTGAAGACCTTCGAGGCGTTCCCGGACCTGGGGCTGAAGGTCGCGGTGACGCACGACAACGCCCGCGTGATCGCGGGGGACTGGTCCGGCGTGGTGAAGACGTGGACCGCGGCCGACGCGAAAGCGGTCGCCACGCTCGACGCGAACCCGCTCCCGGCCGCCGAACGACTGAAGAAGGCCGAAACCGCCATCGCCACGGCGACCGCGAAGATTCAGCCGACCCAAGCCGCGCTCGATGCGGCCGCACTCAAGGCGAAGCAAGCGACCGACGCCCATAACGCGGCTGTTGCGAACGCGAACAAGATCAACGCGGATCTGGCCGCTGCAAACAAGGCCGTGACCGACTTCACCGCGGCAGCGAACGCCGCGAAGCCGCAAATGGACGCGGCGAAGGCCGAAGTCGATAAGGCGACGCCGATCGCAACCGCGGCGGCGAACAAGGCTGCAGCACTCGAAGCGGTGGTGAGTGCGGAAACCGTCGCGGCAAAGGCCATCGCCGACGCTTCGACGAAAACGCCCGCGAACGCGGACCTCGTCGCACAAGCAAAGAAAAAGGCCGATGCACTCGCCGCATTGAACGCGGAACTGACGGTCGCGAAGAAAGCTCAAACCGATACCGCCGCCGCACTCAAAGCGGCGACGGACAAGCACGCGGCTCAATCGAAGGCGTACACCGACGCAACGGCAACGGTCGCCGCCAACCAAAAGACGGTGGCGACGCTCGCACCCACGCAAAAGCCCGCTGCGGACGCAGTGCCCCCCGCCAAAGCTGCGGCCGATGCCGCCAACGCCGCGGTCGCTCCCACAAAAGCTGCACTCGACGCGCTCAACGCCGAAATCGCCACGGCGAAAGCGACGCTCGAACAACTGAAGGCCGCGCCGAAGAAGTAA
- a CDS encoding sigma-54-dependent transcriptional regulator codes for MSAPAEPLQILVIDDDKTHAETVAESLERRGHACTIATGGKAGVAKLEQTPFDVVLTDLKMADLHGLEVVERCKQLRPDVDVYVITGFAEIETAVEAMKRGAAHYLRKPLNLAELRAVVENSAKRVGTLRDLRRQIDEKFGFEGVVGNSPNMQKVLKALRAYAPSSASVVILGENGTGKELVARSLHTNSPRKAKPFTAMNCAALNENLLDDEMFGHEDGAYTGSKGARKGRFEHAHGGTLFLDEIGDMPLALQAKLLRALENGEIVRIGANDPIKVDVRIIAATNKDLQKEVDAGRFRQDLYFRLKVGTIKLPPLREHREDVPQLVSHFLKDFARRDNKPVPKVSPGVWKAFEGYDWPGNVRELRNLLDSMTVLDLDGELTPDDFPDDAGVKPPGAGGTTASSGPDHLIGHPLDEVERYYMEKALELTGGNREEAAKMLKISERTMYRKLQEWKKESEKPAE; via the coding sequence ATGTCCGCCCCGGCCGAACCGCTCCAGATCCTCGTGATCGACGACGACAAGACGCACGCCGAAACGGTGGCCGAGAGCCTGGAGCGCCGCGGGCACGCCTGCACCATCGCGACCGGGGGAAAGGCCGGCGTCGCGAAACTGGAGCAGACGCCGTTCGACGTGGTACTCACCGACCTGAAGATGGCCGATCTGCACGGGTTGGAGGTCGTGGAGCGGTGCAAGCAACTGCGCCCGGACGTGGACGTGTACGTCATCACCGGGTTCGCGGAGATCGAAACCGCGGTCGAGGCCATGAAGCGCGGGGCGGCTCACTACCTGCGCAAGCCGCTCAATTTGGCGGAACTGCGTGCGGTGGTCGAGAACTCCGCCAAGCGCGTGGGCACTCTGCGCGACTTGCGGCGGCAGATCGACGAGAAGTTCGGCTTCGAGGGCGTGGTCGGTAATAGTCCCAATATGCAGAAGGTGCTAAAGGCGCTGAGAGCGTATGCGCCCTCGTCCGCGTCCGTCGTCATTCTGGGCGAGAACGGAACTGGTAAGGAACTGGTCGCCCGCTCGCTCCACACCAACAGCCCGCGCAAGGCCAAGCCGTTCACCGCGATGAACTGCGCCGCGCTCAACGAGAACCTCCTCGACGACGAAATGTTCGGCCACGAGGACGGCGCGTACACCGGGTCCAAGGGCGCACGCAAGGGCCGGTTCGAGCACGCGCACGGGGGAACGCTGTTCCTCGACGAGATCGGCGACATGCCGCTCGCGCTCCAGGCGAAACTGCTCCGCGCCTTGGAGAACGGCGAGATCGTGCGCATCGGGGCCAACGACCCGATCAAAGTGGACGTGCGCATCATCGCGGCCACGAACAAAGACCTCCAGAAAGAAGTGGACGCGGGCCGGTTCCGTCAGGATCTCTACTTCCGCCTGAAGGTCGGAACAATTAAACTTCCCCCGCTGCGAGAGCACCGCGAAGACGTCCCGCAACTGGTTTCGCACTTCCTGAAGGACTTCGCCAGGCGCGACAACAAGCCGGTGCCGAAAGTGTCGCCCGGTGTGTGGAAGGCCTTCGAGGGTTACGACTGGCCCGGGAACGTGCGCGAGTTGCGGAACCTGCTCGACAGCATGACGGTCCTCGACCTCGACGGCGAACTCACGCCCGACGACTTCCCGGACGACGCGGGCGTGAAGCCGCCCGGCGCGGGCGGCACAACCGCGTCAAGCGGTCCGGACCACCTGATCGGGCACCCGCTCGACGAGGTCGAGCGCTACTACATGGAAAAGGCGCTAGAACTGACCGGTGGAAACCGGGAAGAAGCGGCCAAAATGCTCAAAATCAGCGAGCGCACGATGTACCGCAAGCTGCAAGAATGGAAGAAAGAGAGTGAGAAACCGGCCGAGTGA
- a CDS encoding nucleotide exchange factor GrpE yields the protein MADETPPDSIPVDNPSELVAVRAKLEATEQELSNYRLKLADFDNARKRLLRDVEVERKYAAESLARDLLAPLDNLDRALDAVKRAGETGPLATGVSATAAQFLEALRRHGITRIVCEPGADFDTNLHQAVMQQPGTEFAAGQVVQVLQHGFMLHDRVLRPASVIVASEA from the coding sequence ATGGCTGACGAAACACCCCCCGATTCGATCCCTGTCGACAACCCTTCCGAACTCGTCGCGGTGCGCGCGAAGCTGGAAGCGACTGAGCAGGAACTGAGTAACTACAGGCTGAAACTCGCGGACTTCGATAACGCCCGCAAGCGGTTGCTGCGCGACGTCGAGGTCGAGCGCAAGTACGCAGCGGAGTCCCTCGCACGCGACCTGCTCGCGCCGCTCGACAACCTGGACCGCGCGCTCGACGCGGTAAAACGCGCCGGCGAGACCGGGCCGCTCGCCACGGGCGTGTCCGCGACCGCGGCGCAGTTCCTCGAGGCCCTCAGGCGGCACGGCATCACGCGGATCGTGTGCGAGCCGGGGGCGGATTTCGATACGAACTTGCACCAAGCGGTGATGCAGCAACCCGGGACCGAATTCGCGGCCGGGCAGGTGGTGCAGGTGCTCCAGCACGGGTTCATGCTGCACGATCGTGTTCTGCGGCCGGCGTCGGTGATCGTGGCCAGCGAAGCGTGA